The Fusarium oxysporum Fo47 chromosome II, complete sequence genome includes a region encoding these proteins:
- a CDS encoding uncharacterized protein (expressed protein): MMSLDFSFCFIVSSLLLFFSFEIVLQRLSNGFNERYDKDFTGFYDELQMPGWHHNHLRGSVPSLGTLRGVSLVRVQC, encoded by the coding sequence atgatgagtttggatttttctttttgtttcATCGTTTCCTCactccttctcttcttcagttTTGAGATAGTCTTACAGAGGCTCTCCAATGGGTTTAATGAAAGATATGATAAGGACTTCACTGGGTTTTATGATGAGTTGCAAATGCCTGGTTGGCATCACAATCATTTACGAGGCAGTGTCCCGTCTTTGGGAACGCTGAGGGGTGTCTCTTTGGTACGAGTCCAGTGTTAA
- a CDS encoding armadillo-type protein gives MSSWEPAPDSLQQLAACLKDSLSGFDKSAQKQADLMLQQAKNSPDINNYLAYLFSSSSPPNGLQFSEQDFHLVRSAAGIMLKNNVRSEWKSIPESNLQLIKLAVPMCLQDKNSQIRNFAGNIATEIVRRGGLLSWPELLPQLLDLVGNTSGQTSNEAQEGAMSALAKICEDNFRQLTKEVNGQRPLNYVLPHFIAATKSPLPKVRAGALTAINVFTPRESQAMLNSIDDLLQHLFVLASDDNVDVRRQVCRAFVHLVETRPDKLQPHISGLVDYIISQQKGDDEDLACEAAEFWLAVGEHDNLWRALEPYINKIIPVLLECMVYSGEDIALLGGASDDEEEEDREEDIRPAFAKKALARKANGEVSESADQAQNGNGFEKLSGMDDDTEEGEIDDYDDGDDANPDERWTIRKCSAAALDVFARDFQSPVFEAIFPYLSQHLKHEEWPQREAAVLALGAVADGCMDVVVPHLPELVPYLISLLEDSEPVVRQITCWTLGRYSSWAANLEDTDKDQFFLPLMDGILRHMLDKNKKVQEAAASAFANLEEKAGKILEPYCGPIIQQFVHCFAKYKDRNMYILYDCVQTLAEHIGPAMAAPELSGKLMPALIDRYNRVSDQSRELFPLLECLSYVAMALGDAFAPYAEPIFLRCVNIIHVNLEQTLAAAGNPIIDQPDKDFLVTSLDLLSAIVQALNDDKSAALVKSSQQSFFELLSFCMEDPSDEVRQSAYALLGDCARYVYPLLQPYLATIIPILLKQLDMDSVLDEDMDSGFGVVNNACWSVGEISMQHKEHMGPWVQELLQRFVEIMTNPRVPKALNENAAMALGRLGLENSEQLGPHLSTFAEEWISIMNEVDATEEKATAFKGFSMIVGRNPQAMEKELLNYFTAIARYRDIDLKSPVRQELHDVFQKVIDIYKQIIPEFSNFVGQMQQRDRQNLESHYTL, from the exons ATGTCCTCCTGGGAACCCGCCCCCGATTCGCTGCAGCAGCTCGCTGCTTGCCTCAAAGACTCCCTCAGTGGTTTCGACAAGAGTGCTCAGAAGCAGGCTGACTTG ATGCTTCAACAAGCCAAGAACTCCCCAGACATCAACAACTATCTCGCATatctcttctcaagctcctcacCTCCCAATGGCCTTCAATTTTCGGAGCAAGATTTCCACCTCGTGCGCTCCGCCGCTGGCATCATGCTCAAGAATAATGTTCGAAGCGAATGGAAGAGCATCCCCGAGTCCAACCTCcagctcatcaagctcgcGGTCCCCATGTGCCTGCAAGACAAGAACTCCCAGATCCGCAACTTTGCTGGAAACATTGCTACCGAAATTGTCCGCCGTGGAGGCTTGCTCAGCTGGCCGGAGCTACTTCCCCAGCTCCTCGACTTGGTCGGTAACACATCCGGTCAAACTTCGAATGAGGCGCAAGAGGGTGCTATGTCTGCTCTGGCCAAGATCTGCGAGGACAACTTCCGTCAGTTGACCAAGGAGGTTAATGGCCAGAGGCCCCTCAACTATGTTCTTCCCCATTTCATCGCGGCCACCAAGAGCCCTCTGCCCAAGGTCAGGGCTGGTGCGCTTACTGCCATCAACGTCTTCACACCTCGAGAATCACAGGCCATGCTTAACTCCATCGATGACCTCCTCCAGCATCTGTTTGTTCTGGCCAGCGATGACAATGTTGATGTTCGACGACAAGTGTGCCGTGCCTTTGTTCACCTAGTTGAGACGCGACCCGACAAGCTCCAGCCGCACATTAGTGGCCTCGTCGACTATATAATATCCCAGCAGAAAGGCGACGATGAGGACTTGGCCTGTGAAGCGGCCGAATTCTGGCTCGCCGTGGGAGAACATGACAATTTGTGGAGGGCATTGGAGCCGTACATCAATAAGATTATTCCTGTCCTCCTCGAGTGCATGGTTTACAGTGGAGAGGACATTGCCCTCCTTGGAGGTGCTtcagatgacgaggaggaggaggatcGTGAAGAGGATATCCGCCCTGCATttgccaagaaggctcttgCACGAAAGGCCAACGGTGAGGTCAGCGAGTCCGCAGATCAAGCCCAGAATGGAAACGGCTTCGAGAAGCTCAGTGGAATGGACGACGATACCGAGGAGGGAGAAATCGATGACTACGATGACGGTGACGACGCCAACCCTGACGAGCGATGGACCATCCGCAAGTGCTCCGCCGCCGCTCTCGATGTTTTCGCCCGCGACTTCCAATCTCCTGTTTTCGAGGCTATCTTCCCCTATCTGTCACAGCATCTGAAGCACGAAGAGTGGCCTCAGCGAGAAGCCGCTGTTCTCGCCTTGggtgctgttgctgatggaTGCATGGACGTTGTTGTCCCTCACTTGCCTGAGCTTGTGCCTTAcctcatctctcttctcgagGACTCGGAGCCTGTTGTGAGACAGATCACCTGTTGGACCCTTGGTCGATATTCGTCATGGGCTGCCAATCTGGAGGATACAGACAAGGATCAGTTCTTCCTCCCTTTGATGGACGGTATTCTCCGCCACATGTTGGATAAGAACAAGAAAGTACAAGAAGCTGCTGCATCGGCATTCGCCAaccttgaggagaaggcaGGTAAGATCCTTGAACCTTACTGTGGCCCCATTATCCAGCAATTTGTCCATTGCTTTGCCAAGTACAAGGATCGCAACATGTACATTCTTTACGACTGTGTACAGACACTGGCGGAGCATATTGGACCTGCCATGGCCGCACCAGAGCTGTCTGGCAAGCTGATGCCTGCCTTGATCGACCGATACAACCGTGTATCGGATCAGTCACGGGAGCTGTTCCCTCTGCTAGAGTGCCTCTCTTATGTGGCGATGGCACTCGGTGATGCGTTCGCTCCCTATGCTGAGCCTATCTTCCTTCGATGCGTCAATATCATTCACGTCAATCTTGAGCAGACTTTGGCCGCTGCTGGCAACCCCATAATTGACCAACCTGACAAGGATTTCCTGGTAACAAGTCTGGATCTTCTTAGTGCCATCGTTCAAGCTCTCAACGATGACAAGTCGGCTGCATTGGTCAAGAGCTCCCAACAATCCTTCTTTGagctcctcagcttctgTATGGAGGACCCCAGTGACGAAGTTCGACAATCTGCCTATGCACTGTTGGGAGATTGCGCTAGATACGTCTATCCTCTACTACAGCCCTACCTTGCTACAATTATCCCcatcctgctgaagcagcttGATATGGACAGCGTCCTTGATGAGGATATGGACAGTGGGTTTGGCGTCGTTAACAATGCCTGCTGGTCAGTTGGTGAAATTTCAATGCAACACAAGGAGCACATGGGCCCATGGGTTCAAGAGCTTCTCCAACGGTTTGTTGAGATTATGACCAACCCTCGTGTTCCTAAAGCGCTGAACGAAAACGCTGCCATGGCTTTGGGACGCCTCGGCCTCGAGAACTCGGAACAGCTTGGACCTCATCTTTCAACTTTTGCAGAGGAATGGATCAGCATCATGAACGAGGTCGATGCAACTGAAGAGAAGGCGACGGCTTTCAAGGGATTTTCTATGATCGTGGGACGAAACCCTCAGGCCATGGAGAAGGAGTTGCTCAACTATTTTACGGCCATTGCCCGTTATCGTGATATTGACTTGAAGAGCCCTGTCAGGCAGGAGTTGCATGATGTCTTCCAGAAG GTCATCGATATCTACAAACAAATAATTCCCGAGTTTAGCAACTTTGTTGGCCAGATGCAGCAACGAGACCGACAAAATTTGGAGTCGCATTATACTCTGTAG
- a CDS encoding N2227-like protein-domain-containing protein — protein MAESEDGHHIEIVPDDSAWAGVEDNAEDPEEVRVIFSALDSFFQYAKVSHFNVTHLRRQAFYALPQEQWKLLAAPPFNFLDTLEKTDDAIDENAELARTIARVGLQSFRMMTTDPEDPEPKMPQEWAGVAKHSDVDKARSTIRQFYRDWTEAGAAEREASYGPVMKALAAETERYPDRAPLNVLVPGAGLGRLVFDLVANGYSAEGNEISYHQLLASSYILNYCPAAEQHTIYPWVHSFSNHLTRANHLRSYRVPDIHPASVLAATPNAGEMSMCAADFLCLYSNEDHEAQYDAVASVFFLDTAPNLIRYLEVIRHCLRPEGVLINVGPLLWHFENNAPGTHGQDGEAEHDPKSSSGIADPGSFELADDEVIALLEKMGFVVEWHKTGVHAPYIHDPDSLLQSTYRASTWMARKPLEQGSS, from the exons ATGGCCGAATCTGAAGATGGCCACCACATCGAAATTGTCCCAGATGACAGTGCATGGGCTGGAGTAGAGGACAATGCTGAAGATCCTGAAGAGGTTCGAGTTATATTCAGCGCCTTGGATTCATTCTT CCAATACGCAAAAGTATCTCACTTCAACGTCACACACCTTCGTCGTCAAGCCTTCTATGCTCTTCCTCAAGAACAATGGAAACTCTTGGCTGCACCTCCGTTCAACTTCCTAGACACTCTGGAGAAGACTGATGATgcaattgatgagaatgcTGAGCTGGCTCGTACCATTGCTCGTGTTGGCCTACAGTCATTTCGAATGATGACGACAGATCCCGAAGACCCTGAACCCAAGATGCCTCAAGAATGGGCCGGAGTCGCCAAGCACTCCGATGTTGACAAAGCGAGGAGTACTATTCGTCAGTTCTACAGAGATTGGACCGAGGCGGGAGCTGCGGAGAGAGAAGCTAGCTATGGTCCCGTCATGAAAGCTCTTGCGGCAGAAACGGAGAGATACCCGGATAGAGCTCCTCTAAACGTATTGGTGCCAGGTGCAGGCCTAGGAAGATTGGTATTTGATCTGGTTGCGAATGGATATTCTGCTGAAGGCAACGAGATTTCCTATCACCAACTCCTCGCCTCATCATACATTCTAAACTATTGTCCTGCGGCTGAACAGCATACTATTTACCCCTGGGTCCATAGTTTCTCCAATCACCTCACCCGAGCGAACCACCTCAGAAGCTATCGCGTTCCGGACATCCATCCAGCCTCCGTTCTAGCTGCCACACCTAATGCTGGAGAAATGTCCATGTGCGCCGCCGACTTTCTCTGCCTCTATTCTaatgaagatcatgaagcACAATACGATGCTGTGGCAAgtgtcttcttcctcgacacAGCACCCAATCTGATTCGGTACCTGGAGGTCATACGGCACTGTCTTCGGCCTGAAGGTGTTCTCATCAACGTGGGGCCGTTATTGTGGCATTTTGAGAACAACGCGCCTGGTACTCATGGACAGGATGGTGAAGCAGAGCATGACCCAAAGAGTTCATCGGGTATCGCTGATCCAGGAAGTTTTGAGCTGGCCGACGACGAAGTCATTGCActgttggagaagatgggatTTGTTGTTGAGTGGCACAAGACTGGTGTCCATGCGCCGTATATTCATGATCCTGATAGTCTTTTGCAGTCAACGTATAGAGCAAGTACTTGGATGGCTCGAAAGCCATTGGAGCAGGGGAGTTCATGA